In Bacteroidales bacterium, a genomic segment contains:
- a CDS encoding SusC/RagA family TonB-linked outer membrane protein: MMRKFTLLIALMIFIGMQVALAQTRTLSGTVTNAEDGSTIPGVSVVVKGTTVGTTTDMQGKYSLVVPADAQILRFTFVGMKQLEVAIGTENVINVSMEPEVTAIEGVVVTALGITREKKSLGYSTQELGNEDINTVKGNNFINSLSGKAAGVQVKANNNMGGSSNIIIRGNSSITGNNQALIVVDGIPVNNDNTNNAGQLSGRAGFDYGNAAADYDPNNIESINVLKGAAATALYGSRAANGVIEITTKKGTKTMGPARILGVSLTSNVTTGFIDKSTFPKYQKNYGAGYGPYYSEGDHPGLYEYDFDGDGTLDLVVPSTEDASMGEVFDPNLMVFQYDAFYPKSPNYLKKTPWVNAANGPIEFFETPWSFSNNIDITGGGDKTTFRFSYTNLDQTGIMPNSSLKRNNFLFNGSHDILDNLTVSASANYINTRGKGRNSTGYSDNIMSSFRQWWQLNVDVLQQKELYDLTGENITWNPVDENNLQPIYWDNPYFQRFQSYQNDERNRLIAYTQVDWKITDYLSLMGRASIDTYNELQEERKAVGSVSGELGVGRPDVTSGYARFDRGFDETNVDFLARFNKYLTDDLSFNALLGTNIRRSTVDQVYTSTDGGLIIPGLYALSNSQNQLQPPQERLSEIGVNGIFAGVSMGWKDLVYLDANIRRDQSSTLPEEENDYYYPSVSGSFLFHNLLEDVTWMQLGKFRLGYAQVGNDAPWGSIKDTYDNSGLFAGVAMFSVPNNKANSDLKPERTTSIETGLEFILLQNRLGIDIAYYKNNTIDQIIPVAVSYGTGYSGKFVNAGEMENKGVELTLRGTPVLNKDFRWDITLNWAKNENTVVSLEEGLENLQLASLQGGVTINARKGQPYGVIQGTDYVYHENGQPIVGSNGYYLRTETSDIILGDINPDWLGGINNAFSYKSWSFSFLIDFQQGGSIFSLDQWYGMATGLYEETDFINDLGNPVRSPISEGGGLILEGVKADGTPNDVRVSGGDYRVFGYSRNPNSKFVFDASYIKLRELVLSYSLPKAKLANTALQGVTFSLVGSNVWIISKDLTHADPEASQSSGNIQGWQSGVMPTTRNLGLTVNLQF, translated from the coding sequence ATGATGAGAAAATTTACGCTTTTAATTGCATTGATGATTTTCATCGGAATGCAGGTAGCATTGGCGCAAACCAGGACCCTATCGGGTACTGTCACCAATGCTGAAGACGGGAGTACCATTCCCGGAGTTTCGGTTGTTGTAAAAGGTACAACAGTCGGAACAACCACAGACATGCAGGGCAAGTATTCATTAGTTGTCCCGGCAGACGCTCAAATTCTCAGGTTCACCTTCGTAGGTATGAAGCAACTTGAAGTAGCTATTGGCACTGAAAATGTCATTAATGTATCGATGGAACCGGAAGTAACTGCCATCGAAGGGGTTGTTGTTACTGCTTTAGGTATCACCCGTGAGAAAAAATCGCTGGGTTACTCAACCCAGGAATTAGGAAACGAGGACATCAACACAGTAAAAGGCAACAACTTTATCAACAGCCTTTCTGGTAAAGCTGCCGGTGTTCAGGTAAAAGCCAACAACAACATGGGTGGTTCCTCCAACATTATCATTCGTGGTAACTCATCAATCACCGGTAATAACCAGGCGCTGATCGTAGTAGATGGTATTCCTGTGAACAATGACAATACCAATAATGCCGGACAGCTCAGCGGGCGTGCCGGATTTGACTATGGTAATGCTGCTGCTGACTACGACCCGAACAACATCGAGTCGATCAACGTGCTGAAAGGTGCTGCCGCAACTGCACTTTACGGTTCACGTGCTGCAAACGGTGTTATCGAGATCACCACCAAAAAGGGAACAAAAACAATGGGACCGGCCAGAATCCTTGGCGTTTCGCTGACATCCAATGTTACTACCGGTTTTATTGACAAAAGCACTTTCCCGAAATATCAGAAAAACTATGGTGCAGGCTATGGTCCTTATTACAGTGAAGGCGACCATCCCGGCCTTTATGAGTATGATTTTGACGGCGACGGAACCCTTGATCTTGTTGTACCTTCTACAGAGGACGCATCAATGGGCGAGGTCTTCGATCCAAACCTGATGGTTTTCCAATATGATGCTTTTTATCCAAAGAGTCCAAACTACTTGAAGAAAACCCCATGGGTTAATGCAGCAAATGGCCCGATAGAATTCTTTGAAACACCCTGGTCATTTAGCAATAACATCGACATCACAGGTGGTGGAGATAAAACAACATTCAGATTTTCATATACCAACCTCGATCAAACAGGAATCATGCCCAACAGTTCGTTGAAAAGAAACAACTTCTTATTCAACGGAAGCCATGATATTCTTGATAATCTGACAGTTTCTGCCTCTGCAAACTACATCAACACACGTGGTAAAGGCCGTAACTCAACAGGTTACAGCGATAACATCATGTCGTCATTCCGTCAGTGGTGGCAATTAAATGTTGACGTACTTCAACAAAAAGAATTGTATGACCTTACCGGTGAAAACATCACCTGGAATCCGGTTGATGAAAATAATCTCCAGCCGATTTATTGGGATAATCCATACTTCCAACGTTTTCAAAGCTATCAGAATGACGAAAGAAATCGTTTAATTGCCTACACTCAGGTTGATTGGAAAATCACTGATTATCTGAGTCTTATGGGGCGCGCATCTATTGATACCTATAATGAATTACAGGAAGAAAGAAAAGCCGTAGGTTCAGTTTCAGGTGAATTAGGTGTAGGCCGTCCAGATGTAACTTCAGGTTATGCAAGATTTGACAGGGGATTTGATGAAACCAACGTTGACTTCCTTGCCAGATTTAATAAATACCTGACCGATGACCTCAGCTTTAATGCACTGTTAGGTACAAACATCAGAAGGTCAACTGTTGACCAGGTTTATACTTCTACTGATGGTGGCTTGATTATACCAGGCCTCTACGCACTTTCAAACAGTCAAAACCAATTGCAGCCACCACAGGAAAGATTATCTGAAATTGGTGTAAATGGTATTTTTGCCGGTGTATCAATGGGATGGAAAGATTTGGTCTATTTGGATGCCAACATCAGAAGGGATCAATCATCCACACTCCCGGAAGAAGAAAACGATTATTATTACCCATCAGTTTCAGGAAGTTTCCTGTTCCATAACCTGCTCGAAGATGTTACCTGGATGCAATTGGGTAAATTCCGCTTAGGTTATGCCCAGGTAGGTAACGATGCTCCTTGGGGCAGTATTAAGGATACTTATGACAATAGCGGACTATTTGCCGGCGTTGCCATGTTTTCGGTACCCAACAATAAAGCCAATTCAGACCTGAAGCCTGAGCGCACAACCAGTATTGAAACCGGTTTGGAATTCATTTTACTGCAAAACAGGTTAGGAATTGACATTGCCTATTATAAAAACAACACCATCGACCAGATTATCCCGGTAGCCGTTTCTTACGGAACAGGATATTCCGGTAAGTTTGTAAATGCTGGTGAGATGGAAAACAAAGGAGTTGAGTTAACACTTCGTGGAACTCCCGTCCTCAACAAGGATTTTCGTTGGGATATTACACTCAACTGGGCAAAGAACGAAAACACCGTTGTGTCACTGGAAGAAGGACTTGAAAACCTCCAGTTGGCTTCACTTCAGGGTGGTGTAACAATCAACGCCCGTAAAGGACAGCCTTATGGCGTTATTCAGGGTACTGACTATGTCTATCATGAGAATGGTCAGCCGATTGTCGGATCAAACGGTTACTATCTGAGAACCGAAACATCAGATATTATTCTTGGCGACATCAATCCCGATTGGCTTGGTGGTATCAACAACGCTTTCTCTTACAAGAGTTGGTCATTCAGCTTCCTGATTGATTTCCAGCAAGGCGGAAGCATCTTCTCACTTGACCAGTGGTACGGTATGGCTACCGGGCTTTATGAAGAAACAGATTTCATTAACGACCTGGGTAATCCCGTAAGAAGTCCCATCAGCGAAGGTGGCGGTTTAATTTTGGAAGGGGTAAAAGCAGATGGAACACCCAACGACGTTAGAGTTTCAGGTGGCGACTATCGTGTATTTGGTTATTCCAGAAATCCCAATTCGAAATTCGTTTTTGATGCATCCTATATCAAACTCAGAGAACTTGTGCTTTCATACAGCCTGCCCAAAGCCAAGCTTGCCAACACCGCTTTACAGGGTGTAACATTCAGCCTGGTAGGTTCGAATGTCTGGATTATCAGCAAAGATCTCACTCACGCTGACCCGGAAGCTTCTCAATCTTCAGGAAACATCCAGGGATGGCAATCAGGTGTTATGCCAACCACAAGAAATCTTGGTTTAACTGTTAATTTACAATTCTAA